DNA from Lentibacillus amyloliquefaciens:
TGAGCTGAAGTGGGCAGATATCCAACAGTAGAAGGGTTGAGATGGCCGGTCGCGACCCTTTGGGGTGAATTTTAAGGACGAAAAAACCCGCAGCTATAGCACAAACTCGCGGGCACGATCTGAAGTGTGGAAGGAATGGCTCCAGGCAGCCGCTCCTTCTTTCACTTCATACATATTAACGTTTGGTTGCTGTATGAACGAAAAAGATTTTACAAGTTTGATTGGTTCAATAAGCATAAGGAGGGGTGCATCTGATGACTAAACAAACGTTTGATCAATTTTCAGAAGAGCTTTGGGTGACTGCGGTTCAGGTTGCAACGGTATGGACGTCACCGGCATCTCCGCGATCGATTGACGAAGACGGCCTTACTAATCCGACTGACATCGATGGCTGGACCGGCAGTCTCAATTACGAATCAACTGTTGCCCTGTCTGATGAAAATCGTATCCAGACGCAAACCTTATACGCCGAAGCGGTCATCGTTACCGAAACGAAGGATGACTGGGCGCATGTCGTCATCCCAACACAGCCTTCAGTAAAAGACGAGCGCGGGTATCCGGGTTGGATGCCGCTGAATCAGTTGGAAAAAGTAAATAAACAGGACTGGCGGCGCAAAGAATCAGCTGCGGTCACGTCACAGCATGCCTGGCTGGAGGCTGAAGATGGCCAAAACATGATGAAGCTCAGTTATATGACGATCTTGCCGGTTGAAATAGAAGCAGATACTCGTGTTAAGGTAAACACACCGCATGGTTATTATTATTTACAGAAGAATGACGTTACGATTTTCCGGTCTGATCAAGGGTTGCCGAAACAGCCGGGCACTGAATTGTTAAAAGCCGGTGAGTCTTATGTGGGCCTGAATTATTTCTGGGGCGGGATGAGTTCATTCGGCTATGATTGCTCAGGCTTTGCCTATGCGATGCATAAAGCAAATGGCTATCAGATTCCGCGTGATGCCGGCGACCAGGCACAATCCGGCCAAAATATTCCATATAATCGGCTGGAACCCGGCGATTTACTCTTTTTCGCTTATGAAGAAGGAAAAGGCAAATTGCATCATGTCGGGTTTTACTATGGCAGCGGCAAAATGCTCCATTCGCCGCAAACCGGACGCGGCATTGAACTGACTGACCTTAAAGGCACGACATATGAAAAAGAGCTTTGTGCTGCAACCAGATACTGGCAGCAAGCAGAGGAGCGATCATAATGTCAGAGGAAATATTACAGCTTAAATCTCTGACCAAACATTTTAACGTGGGCAAAAAGCAAGTCTTGCAGGCTGTGAATGACGTGACGTTTCATATTAATAAAGGGGAAACATTCGGCCTTGTCGGAGAATCCGGCTGCGGCAAAACAACGGTCGGCCGTACCATTATGGGTCTCTACAACAAGACAGCAGGCGATGTTTTTTATGATGGCCAAAATGTGCATGAACTTGACGATAAAGGCACATTTAATTTTTACCGTCAAATGCAAATGATTTTCCAGGACCCGTATGCATCGCTAAATCCGCGCTCGACGGTCAAAGAAGTCATCGCTGAGCCGATGGAAGTTCATGGCCTCTATCCGAATAAGAAAGAGCAGCTCGACCGGGTTATTCAGCTATTGGAAGAGGTTGGGCTGAATCGTGAGCATGCCGACCGCTATCCGCATGAATTCAGTGGCGGGCAGCGTCAACGGATCGGTATTGCACGGGCGCTGGCGCTTAATCCGGACTTTATCATTGCCGATGAGCCAATTTCCGCTTTGGATGTATCCGTTCAGGCTCAGGTTGTTAATCTATTAAAAAATTTGCAAGCGGAGAAAGACTTGACCTTTCTATTCATAGCCCATGATCTGTCAATGGTGAAACAGATTTCCGACCGGATCGGTGTAATGTATTTAGGGAATCTGGTGGAACTGACCTCAAGTGATGCGCTTTATGAAAATCCGCTCCACCCGTATACACAGGCACTCCTGTCTGCAATTCCGATACCTGACCCGGATATTGAGGATATCCGGGAGCGGATCATTCTGCAAGGCGAACTGCCAAGCCCCATCGATCCACCGAGTGGCTGTGTATTCCGCACGCGCTGCCCGTTTGCGATGGATGTCTGTGCCCGGAGTAGACCTGAGTGGCTGGAGGTGGAAGAAGATCATTACGTCGCCTGCCACTTGTATGACGAAACGTTGAATGAATCAAATCAGCCGGACATAACAATCAATCAGAAGCCTGTGCGGTCATAATGCACAGGCTTCTTTCGAATATGTGTGAACAGAGGTTTGATTTTTCTAATCTTTGGTTCTATTGTTTCCGTGAACTGTATAAATTTAATAATAGGGATGCTAGAGGCTGTACAACACATACAGAAGCAGATGACCTAACCTATCAAAGAGGCAAGGAGGCAGTTCATGAAGAAAAAAGATATCATTGCCAAACTCAGGAAAAAGAACAAAAAGCGTAAAAACCAATCGATCCAGCTGCTGCATAAAAATAGGAGGCCGTTTAACCTGGGCAGAACTTTTTCGTTATGGAAATCATCAACACTTCTGTTCATATCGGGTTTAATCACCGTTATTTTAGTTATTCCGACCCTGATTGTCGTACCATTTATGTCAAATTCTGATGAAGAGGAAACAGCCACTGAAAATAACACGGATGATATTGAAATTTCCATGGGAAGCTCTCCATTTGCCGTTGAAGTCATGCGCGCCAATTCGGAACAAGTGGAAAACGTCCCGCTGGAGACTTATATTTCACGGGTTGTCGCCTCGGAAACGCCGGCTGAATTTGAAATGGAAGCTTTGAAAGCCCAGTCTCTTGCCGCCAGAACATTTATCGTGAACCGCATGCTTCATCAAGATGGCAAAGATAAAGCGGACGTAACGGATACAACAAGTGATCAGGTCTATCACAATGAGCAAGAGCTGCAGCAATCGATGGGCAGCACATATGAAGAAGATATGACTAAAATCCGGAAAGCCGTTGCAGCGACCA
Protein-coding regions in this window:
- the spoIID gene encoding stage II sporulation protein D codes for the protein MKKKDIIAKLRKKNKKRKNQSIQLLHKNRRPFNLGRTFSLWKSSTLLFISGLITVILVIPTLIVVPFMSNSDEEETATENNTDDIEISMGSSPFAVEVMRANSEQVENVPLETYISRVVASETPAEFEMEALKAQSLAARTFIVNRMLHQDGKDKADVTDTTSDQVYHNEQELQQSMGSTYEEDMTKIRKAVAATKGEILTYKNNPITAAYFSTSNGYTENSEDYWENEVPYLRSVESPWDTNTPKFKDQKVFTVSKVENLLETDLPSIDAISMDLSRTEGNRVDQLKIGDKTFSGRNIREALGLKSSDFSIEKKRDHLIFTTKGFGHGIGMSQFGANGMAKDGKTYKEIVKHYYQDVEISTVTNTAPTLVSK
- a CDS encoding C40 family peptidase, with translation MTKQTFDQFSEELWVTAVQVATVWTSPASPRSIDEDGLTNPTDIDGWTGSLNYESTVALSDENRIQTQTLYAEAVIVTETKDDWAHVVIPTQPSVKDERGYPGWMPLNQLEKVNKQDWRRKESAAVTSQHAWLEAEDGQNMMKLSYMTILPVEIEADTRVKVNTPHGYYYLQKNDVTIFRSDQGLPKQPGTELLKAGESYVGLNYFWGGMSSFGYDCSGFAYAMHKANGYQIPRDAGDQAQSGQNIPYNRLEPGDLLFFAYEEGKGKLHHVGFYYGSGKMLHSPQTGRGIELTDLKGTTYEKELCAATRYWQQAEERS
- a CDS encoding ABC transporter ATP-binding protein, producing the protein MSEEILQLKSLTKHFNVGKKQVLQAVNDVTFHINKGETFGLVGESGCGKTTVGRTIMGLYNKTAGDVFYDGQNVHELDDKGTFNFYRQMQMIFQDPYASLNPRSTVKEVIAEPMEVHGLYPNKKEQLDRVIQLLEEVGLNREHADRYPHEFSGGQRQRIGIARALALNPDFIIADEPISALDVSVQAQVVNLLKNLQAEKDLTFLFIAHDLSMVKQISDRIGVMYLGNLVELTSSDALYENPLHPYTQALLSAIPIPDPDIEDIRERIILQGELPSPIDPPSGCVFRTRCPFAMDVCARSRPEWLEVEEDHYVACHLYDETLNESNQPDITINQKPVRS